DNA sequence from the candidate division KSB1 bacterium genome:
AAAGCCACGAGTTTGTAAACCCCGCCCAGCGCTGAATCGCCGGCAGAAGTAATAAGCCGGGTGCCCACGCCGTACGCAAGACGTTTGATCAGACGGTCCGGGTCGATGCCGTTTCGCGGACCTTCCTGCTCAATCTGGGTCGTAATTTGCCAGATGTTCAATTCATCCAATTCGTTGGATAAGACAATCGTTGTTTCAGGAAATCCGGCGGCATCGAGCATCTTCGCGGCTTCAATGCTCAAGTAAGCAAAGTCACCCGAATCGAGCCGAATCCCCACAGGTTGATGCCCCTTTTTCCGCAATTCTTCAAAAACTTTGATGGCATTAGGAATGCCGCTGCCCAAGGTATTGATGGTATCGACCAGCAGCAGACATTCATCCGGGTAAAGATCCGCGTAAGCCCGAAAGGCGTCGAGTTCCGTCATACCCAAAGTCAGGAAAGTTTGCACCATGCTGTGAGCGTGGGTGCCTTTTGGCGGGAAACCCAGCACATGTGAAATTCCGACATTGGAGGTAAAATCGGCACCGCCGATCAATGCTGCGCGGGTCCCGGCAAGCACGCCTCTGTCATGTCCGCGCCGGGCTCCGAATTCCAGCAGAAGCTGACCGTGGCTCACTTCGCGGATTCGAGCCGCTTTGGTGGCGACCAAAGTCTGGTAGTTGAGTTGATTGAGCAGGGCGGTCTCAAGAATTTGGGCCATGGCCAGCGGCCCCTGCACTACTGCCAGCGGCACATTCGGATGGACCACGCGTCCTTCGGGAATGGCCCGCAGTGATATTGCTTGATAATTCCCATTCTTCTCGAGCCAATTGAGGAAATCTCGATCGAATACCGGCTTTCCTGTGCGTCCCCGCTGGGCACTCAGGTAATCGAGATCCTCCTTGCGAAATCTGACATTCCGCATCCAATCGGTTAACCATTCAAGCCCGGCCATGATGCAGTAACCCGCTTTGTGGACGCCGTAATCCGGGTAATCGCGGAAGAAAAAATCAAACTGCGCAGGTTTCTCGTGCACACCCATGCGGTAGTAAAGCTGGGCCATAGTGAGCTGGTACTGATCGGTGAAGAGAATGCCTTCGGCGGTGAATTTGTCTGCTTTATTCATTGATATAAGAGTTTCTACTCGTAAAAAGATTGCCACGCCGCCTTCGGCGGCTCGCAATGACAAAAGGTGGCTATTTCAAATCTTTCAAAACTTCGCGAGCAGCGTTATAACCGGGGGCGCCGGTCACGCCGCCGCCGGGATGCGTCCCGGCCCCGCAAAGATATAAATTCTCAACCGGCGTTCGGTAGCGGCCCCAGCCGGGTACCGGCCGCATGAACAGAAGTTGATCCAGTCCCATTTGGCCGTGGAAAATGCTGCCCTCGGTCAGGCCGTAATCGCGCTCCAGGTCTAAAGGCGTTAAAAGATGTTGGTGTAAAATGAGTTTCTGGAAATTCGATGTGTATTTGGAAATTGTTTTGATGATCACCTCCGCCAACTTCTCACGCTGCTCATCCCAATCGCCGGATTTGAGATTGTAAGGTGCGTATTGCATGGTGACGGACATCACGTGCTGGCCCTGCGGGGCGAGCGTTGAATCGAGCACGGAAGGAATGACGATATCCAAATAAGGTTGTTTCGAGAAGGTTCCGTATTTAGCATCATCGTAGGCGCGCTCCAAATACTCGAGACTCGGGCAAATGATGATGTGGCCGCCAAGTTGGCTTTCAGGGTTGGAAACTCCTTTGAATTTTGGCAGACCGCTGAGGGCTAAATTCATTTTAGCCGTGGTGCCGCGAAAGCGAATATTTTTAACCATTCGATTGAATTGCGGTCCGAGGTTCGGCGCTCCCACCAAACCAAAAAAAGTGCTCCGGGGATCTGCATTTGAAATAATTGCTTGCGCTGAAAATTCCTCGCCATTTGCAAGGACGACACTTTTAGCTTGATATTCATTTATGACAATTTGCTTGACTTCAACCCCGGTTCTAATTTCAGCGCCATGCTCCCGTGCCGTTTCCGCTAAAGCCTTCGACAACTGACCCATTCCACCACGCACGAATTTGCTCGCTCTAAATCCGCCGGAGGAACCGATGGTATGATAAAGCATCATGAAAGTCGTACCCGAAGCCATCGGGCCTTGCATGCTGCCAGTCACCCCAGACGCACCGAGAACACCTTTCAAAATCTCGCTTTCAAACCATTCGTCTAAGAATTGCCTGACTGACATGGGAAGCGCTCTCATAAAAGCCATCATGTCCTTCTTACCGAGACGCTTAAGCTGTAACCCCGATTTGAGCCAGGGCAATAAGTCATTTAAGTTTATGGATTTTACATGGGGCGGAGTTGAAGTTCGGATCCCGGCTAAAACTCTTGTCAACCGTTCGACGTGCTGGCAAAATTGTGGAAATTTAACCGCATCTGTTTTTGAGAAATGCGCAATTTCTTCCTGACTCTTTTTTATATCCCGCCAGAGGGTAAGGGCCGGGCCGTCCGGTTGGAGTGTGCATACGGCTGCCGGACTTTCGATAAATTCCAGCCCGGATCGCTGCAGTTTAAGTTTCTTGCCAATTTCGGGGAGAAATAACCCTGCATCATGGGCGCCGGTATTGAATTTGAATCCCGGAAAAATTTCTTCGGTTGCTGCTGCACCGCCAAGAACCTCGCGGCCTTCCAGAACCAAAATCTTTTTACCGGCCTTTGCCAGAAATGCTGCAGTCACGAGTCCGTTGTGGCCGGCTCCGATTATGATTGCGTCGTAGTTATAGGGCATTTTATTAACCATTTATAGTATTACTTGTGACTTTTGCATTTTTTTGCAAGAAAATAGTTAAATGACCCCGATACTTCGGGGAATGACAATACCCGTCATTAAGTCATTAGGTCATTTGTCCCGAAGCGTCGGGACGTCATTTTAGACAGCGGCAAAAATTCACCTCTGTCAATGACAGCGAAGCGTTAATGACTGCTAATAAGAGCACCATGGTTTGGACCACGACAAAGCAGGTCATTTAAACATTTGCGGCTTCGCCGCGTTAGAATTTTATCCTTTCTTTTGTGCCACAAAAATCATCTCACCGCTTTTGTAATCATAGGGCCGTTTGTCGAAATGCCCAAAGACCTCCTTAATTTGGAAGCCATTTTTTTCAAGAAGCGCCTGCATTTCATATCTGAAAATATAGCGGAGGGTGAAAGGCATGATTTTGCGATTGGCAAGGTCTTTATCACCCACCTCCTCGTAATGCCGCTCCACATGCAGAAGCTGTTTAGCATGCTCATAAGTGACTTTATCTGTGAGACTAAACTTTTGCCCGGTTTCGCAGTTGACTTTCTGATCAAATCGAATAGTAGTTGTTTTTTTTGCAAGCAATTCATGGGAAGGAGCAAAGATATCAATTATCAAATATCCGTCTTTTTCAAGGTGTCTGTTGATTTGGCTCAGCGCTCTATTCTGGTCGTCTGCGGTCAGCATGTGCAGAAAAGCCCTGAACGGGACAATACATAATTTGAAAAAATGATCGATCTGAAAATTTCTCATGTCCTGCTGGCTCAATCGGATCTTCTGCTTGATTTCCGGGCAGAGATTTTGCACTTTTACCCGGGCCGCAGTAAGCATCTTTTCGGAACTATCAATGCCCCAAATTTCAATGCCGGTTTCAGCGATTGAGAATAAAATTCTGCCCGTGCCGCAGCCGCACTCCAAAACCGGGCCGCCAAACTGCCGCACAAAGTCAAGATACATCATCAAATCGTCATGGCGGTCTGAGTACATGACGTCGTAAAAGGGGGCGATTTCATCAAATTCTTGCATAGCTATTAATGGCAGACGTTAGAAGTGAAACGTGAAACGGTCAAGTAGCAGAACTCACCAAAGTTCTCGGCCTACCAAACCAAAAGTGTGACCACTTCGGCTACATAACTCGGAAACGTTTGACATCTCACGTCTGCCGTTTCACGTCCAAATCTTTTGCTTGCATTTTTTCGGAAACTTCCTAATTTGTCAATTGCTTAAAAAAAACTTAACCACGAATGAACACTAATATAAAAAAATCGTCCATTCACGGTCTAAAAACGAACATCAAAAGTTAAATTTACAAAAGTTAGCTTAATAAATCAAATTCATTTTAGAGAGAATTCAAATTGCAAGAGCCTGATTTTTATAAACTCATCGCCGAAGAAATCAAACTAAGCCCGGAGCAGGTCCGGCATACTTCCGAACTGCTCGACTCGGGTAACACCGTGCCGTTTATCGCCCGTTATCGGAAAGAAGGTACCGGCGGTCTCGACGAGAACATGATTCGGCACATCGAGGACAGGCTGCGCTATTTGCGCACATTGCAGGAACGAAAAGAGACCGTGCTGGAATCGATTGAAAAGCAAGGCAAACTAACGCCGGAGCTTAAAGAAAAGATTTCAAAGGCCACTAAACTTCAGGAGGTTGAGGACCTTTACCTGCCCTATCGTCCTAAAAAACGTACCCGCGCTACGATCGCGAAAGAAAAAGGACTCGAGCCTCTCGCCGAGCTTATGCTGGCCCAGGAATTGCAGGACGGCACTCTGGAAGAAATCGCTGCGCCATTTTTAGATGCAGACAAAGAAGTGAAAACCACCGAAGATGCGCTTGCCGGCGCCAGAGATATCGTTGCCGAAGTCGTCTCCGAGAATGCGGAGGTGCGCAAGGAAATTCGCAAATTTACCTTCCGCACCGGCCTGGTTCATTCTAAAGCAAAGAAAAAACAAGACCTTGCGGTTTACGAAATGTATGCCGATTACAGCGAGCTGGCCAAATATATTCTGCCGCACAGAATTCTGGCAATGAACCGCGGCGAGCGCGAAGGGTTTTTGCGGGTCAGTATCGAAGTGGAAGTGGAGCAAGCGCAGCAGATGCTCAATCGCCGCTTTTTAAAAAATCAAAAATCGATCTTTACCGAACAGGTAGAGATGGCGCTCGCTGACAGCTATCAGCGCTTGCTCGCGCCGGCAATTGAACGAGATATTCGCAACGATATCACGGATAAGGCCGATGAACATGCGATTAAAGTGTTTGCGGAAAATGTCAGGAACCTGATTTTGGCCGCGCCGATTCGCAACCAAATTATCATGGGCATCGACCCCGGCTTTCGCAGCGGCTGTAAAGTGGCCGTCATCGACGAGACCGGGAAATTGCTGGAAGGAATTGCCATTTACCCGCATCCACCCCAGAAGCGCTGGGATTTTTCAAAAGTCCAGCTGAAAGAACTTATTGAGAAACACAATGTAGATGTGATCGCGATTGGCAACGGCACGGCCTCACGGGAGACCGAACAGTTGGCAGCAGAAATCATCAGCGAAATGGAGGGGGAGCTGTTTTATGTGATTGTCAGCGAGGCCGGCGCCTCTGTTTACTCGGCCTCGGAAGTGGCCGGGGAGGAGTTCCCGGATTTACCGGCCGAAATGCGCGGCAATATTTCGATCGCCCGCCGACTGCTCGATCCGCTTTCCGAGCTGGTGAAAATCGACCCAAAGTCGATCGGGGTTGGACTTTATCAGCACGATGTGAATCAAAACCGTCTGGCCGAGTCTCTGGATCGAGTGGTGGAATCCGCGGTCAATTACGTTGGCGTGAATTTGAACACAGCCTCGAAATCTCTGCTGAGATATGTCGCCGGCATCAACAACCGCACTGCTGAAAACATCGTTAAGTACCGCGAAGAAAAGGGACGAATTCAATCCCGGCAGGAGTTAACCAAAATCAAAGGGTTGGGTGAAATGGCCTTTACTCAGGCGGCTGGGTTTCTGAGAATCCCGGACGCCGACATATTTTTTGATTCCACTGCTGTGCACCCGGAATCCTACCAGGCAGCTGAAAATTTGTTAAAACGATTCAGCTTAAAAGAAACCGAGGTAAAAGCAAACGGCCAGGTTCTCAAGCAAAGTATTCAAAATGCAAATGCAAATTTAGTTGATTTGGCAAACGATTGCGGCGTTGGTCTCCCGACCCTCGAAGACATCATTGCCAGTCTGGAAAAACCCAACCGCGACCCGCGCGACGACAGGCCCAAACCTATCCTGCGCAGCGACGTTTTAAAAATGGACGATTTAAAAGAAGGCATGGTTTTGAAAGGCACGGTCAGAAACGTGGTTGACTTCGGTGCGTTTGTCGATATTGGTCTCAAGACCGACGGCCTGGTGCACAAAAGCCAGATGGCAAACAAGTTCGTGAAGAATCCAATGGAAATCGTTGCCGTCGGCGATGTCATCGATGTAAAGGTTCTGACCGTAGATGCAGAAAAGGGGCGGATTGGCTTGAGTATGGTGGTGTGATTGTCTGCCATCGCAGATCACCGGATTCACCGAGGC
Encoded proteins:
- the pncB gene encoding nicotinate phosphoribosyltransferase, which encodes MNKADKFTAEGILFTDQYQLTMAQLYYRMGVHEKPAQFDFFFRDYPDYGVHKAGYCIMAGLEWLTDWMRNVRFRKEDLDYLSAQRGRTGKPVFDRDFLNWLEKNGNYQAISLRAIPEGRVVHPNVPLAVVQGPLAMAQILETALLNQLNYQTLVATKAARIREVSHGQLLLEFGARRGHDRGVLAGTRAALIGGADFTSNVGISHVLGFPPKGTHAHSMVQTFLTLGMTELDAFRAYADLYPDECLLLVDTINTLGSGIPNAIKVFEELRKKGHQPVGIRLDSGDFAYLSIEAAKMLDAAGFPETTIVLSNELDELNIWQITTQIEQEGPRNGIDPDRLIKRLAYGVGTRLITSAGDSALGGVYKLVA
- a CDS encoding NAD(P)/FAD-dependent oxidoreductase, which translates into the protein MPYNYDAIIIGAGHNGLVTAAFLAKAGKKILVLEGREVLGGAAATEEIFPGFKFNTGAHDAGLFLPEIGKKLKLQRSGLEFIESPAAVCTLQPDGPALTLWRDIKKSQEEIAHFSKTDAVKFPQFCQHVERLTRVLAGIRTSTPPHVKSINLNDLLPWLKSGLQLKRLGKKDMMAFMRALPMSVRQFLDEWFESEILKGVLGASGVTGSMQGPMASGTTFMMLYHTIGSSGGFRASKFVRGGMGQLSKALAETAREHGAEIRTGVEVKQIVINEYQAKSVVLANGEEFSAQAIISNADPRSTFFGLVGAPNLGPQFNRMVKNIRFRGTTAKMNLALSGLPKFKGVSNPESQLGGHIIICPSLEYLERAYDDAKYGTFSKQPYLDIVIPSVLDSTLAPQGQHVMSVTMQYAPYNLKSGDWDEQREKLAEVIIKTISKYTSNFQKLILHQHLLTPLDLERDYGLTEGSIFHGQMGLDQLLFMRPVPGWGRYRTPVENLYLCGAGTHPGGGVTGAPGYNAAREVLKDLK
- a CDS encoding class I SAM-dependent methyltransferase; the encoded protein is MQEFDEIAPFYDVMYSDRHDDLMMYLDFVRQFGGPVLECGCGTGRILFSIAETGIEIWGIDSSEKMLTAARVKVQNLCPEIKQKIRLSQQDMRNFQIDHFFKLCIVPFRAFLHMLTADDQNRALSQINRHLEKDGYLIIDIFAPSHELLAKKTTTIRFDQKVNCETGQKFSLTDKVTYEHAKQLLHVERHYEEVGDKDLANRKIMPFTLRYIFRYEMQALLEKNGFQIKEVFGHFDKRPYDYKSGEMIFVAQKKG
- a CDS encoding RNA-binding transcriptional accessory protein, which translates into the protein MQEPDFYKLIAEEIKLSPEQVRHTSELLDSGNTVPFIARYRKEGTGGLDENMIRHIEDRLRYLRTLQERKETVLESIEKQGKLTPELKEKISKATKLQEVEDLYLPYRPKKRTRATIAKEKGLEPLAELMLAQELQDGTLEEIAAPFLDADKEVKTTEDALAGARDIVAEVVSENAEVRKEIRKFTFRTGLVHSKAKKKQDLAVYEMYADYSELAKYILPHRILAMNRGEREGFLRVSIEVEVEQAQQMLNRRFLKNQKSIFTEQVEMALADSYQRLLAPAIERDIRNDITDKADEHAIKVFAENVRNLILAAPIRNQIIMGIDPGFRSGCKVAVIDETGKLLEGIAIYPHPPQKRWDFSKVQLKELIEKHNVDVIAIGNGTASRETEQLAAEIISEMEGELFYVIVSEAGASVYSASEVAGEEFPDLPAEMRGNISIARRLLDPLSELVKIDPKSIGVGLYQHDVNQNRLAESLDRVVESAVNYVGVNLNTASKSLLRYVAGINNRTAENIVKYREEKGRIQSRQELTKIKGLGEMAFTQAAGFLRIPDADIFFDSTAVHPESYQAAENLLKRFSLKETEVKANGQVLKQSIQNANANLVDLANDCGVGLPTLEDIIASLEKPNRDPRDDRPKPILRSDVLKMDDLKEGMVLKGTVRNVVDFGAFVDIGLKTDGLVHKSQMANKFVKNPMEIVAVGDVIDVKVLTVDAEKGRIGLSMVV